One window of Strigops habroptila isolate Jane chromosome Z, bStrHab1.2.pri, whole genome shotgun sequence genomic DNA carries:
- the LOC115619452 gene encoding fructose-1,6-bisphosphatase 1-like, producing the protein MTDRSAFDTNVITMTRFVMEEGRRVKGTGEFTQLLNSLCTAIKAISTAVRKAGIANLYGIAGSTNVTGDQVKKLDILSNDLVINMLKSSFSTCVIVSEENKDAVIVETEKQGKYIVCIDPLDGSSNIDCLVSIGTIFAIYRKVSPEAPSGKDALQPGRNLVAAGYALYGSATMLVLATSAGGVNCFMLDPAIGEFILVDRDVKIKKKGNIYSLNEGYAKYFDPAVTEYLKKKKYPEDGSSPYGGRYIGSMVADVHRTLVYGGIFLYPANSKSPKGKLRLLYECNPMAFVIEKAGGIATTGNQAILDIVPEDIHQRVPVVLGSPDDVKEYLEIVRKHSAK; encoded by the exons ATGACGGACCGCTCCGCCTTCGACACCAATGTCATCACCATGACCCGCTTCGTGATGGAGGAAGGCAGGCGGGTGAAAGGCACCGGGGAGTTCACGCAGCTCCTCAACTCCCTGTGCACGGCCATCAAAGCCATCTCCACCGCCGTCCGCAAAGCGGGCATCGCCAACCT CTATGGGATTGCTGGGTCTACCAATGTGACAGGCGATCAAGTGAAGAAGTTGGACATCCTTTCCAATGACCTGGTGATTAACATGCTCAAGTCATCCTTCAGTACATGTGTTATTgtgtcagaagaaaacaaggatgCTGTGATAGTGGAAACTGAGAAACAG gGTAAATACATAGTCTGTATAGACCCTCTAGATGGCTCATCAAACATTGACTGTCTTGTTTCCATTGGGACCATCTTTGCCATCTAtagaaag GTGTCACCTGAGGCACCTTCTGGGAAAGATGCTTTGCAGCCTGGGCGTAATCTTGTGGCAGCTGGTTACGCTCTCTATGGTAGTGCCACAATGCTGGTACTGGCCACTTCAGCTGGAGGTGTCAACTGTTTCATGCTGGATCCG GCAATTGGAGAATTCATTTTGGTGGATAGGGATGTGAAAAtcaaaaagaagggaaatatcTACAGTCTCAATGAAGGCTATGCTAAATACTTTGATCCTGCAGTCACAGAGTAtctcaaaaagaagaaatacccTGAG GATGGCAGTTCACCATATGGTGGGAGGTACATAGGATCTATGGTGGCTGATGTGCATCGCACACTGGTGTATGGAGGAATCTTTCTGTATCCTGCTAACTCCAAAAGTCCCAAAGGAAAG CTGAGGCTGCTCTATGAATGCAATCCTATGGCTTTTGTTATTGAGAAGGCTGGGGGAATAGCAACAACTGGGAATCAAGCAATACTAGATATAGTGCCTGAGGATATCCACCAAAGAGTGCCTGTTGTCTTGGGATCTCCTGATGATGTGAAGGAGTACCTTGAGATAGTCAGGAAGCATTCAGCTAAGTAA